A window of the Hordeum vulgare subsp. vulgare chromosome 5H, MorexV3_pseudomolecules_assembly, whole genome shotgun sequence genome harbors these coding sequences:
- the LOC123452219 gene encoding protein NDH-DEPENDENT CYCLIC ELECTRON FLOW 5, whose amino-acid sequence MKRKTIQNIEKRRHTKISKPKEKKIAVQIRLRLPQCHSPESSMAFRAPTAATPHGHATPAPLPSSWKHGAFSGSSKLSGSGGVGGQAGRLAGAAHRVQALAPATAWAAFPPPNAEYLAAEFSGHGVTFEAVGDSCAVKMAVRNGSAAHLLLPSGLVTSYKPAMWHGAATEVLHTTVGEGPGGRPVIRGGVSMDFRCARAVAAGGDAPPPSSWSPGGAWSLRDVRGGPTGSISVELVSVEPPGSGGGAEARCVVTLQPEALASEYAVTNAASSPSAVALSGAVCNHLRVSTPDATYAVGLQGSDYRGREPLLSEFSILPPDYYAAPSSSSSPQPRWVSKGLDMLLSGGGGGGGRGAPEPDGEEDDNYKHLTAELCRVYRHAPREFTVIDRGRRNSVCLSRRGFEELYVFSPGSKYEWYGKFAYVCIGPAMLEPVVLPPGATWQGAQCIRNPNL is encoded by the exons atgaaaagaaaaacgaTCCAAAATATCGAAAAGAGGAGACACACAAAAATCTCAAAGCCGAAGGAAAAAAAAATTGCAGTGCAGATAAGGCTACGGCTACCGCAGTGCCACTCGCCAGAATCGTCCATGGCGTTCCGCGCTCCAACCGCCGCCACTCCCCATGGCCATGCCACTCCGGCTCCTCTCCCGAGCTCATGGAAGCATGGCGCCTTCTCCGGCTCCTCCAAGCTAAGCGGCAGCGGCGGCGTCGGCGGCCAGGCGGGGCGGCTCGCGGGTGCAGCCCATCGGGTGCAGGCGTTGGCGCCGGCGACGGCGTGGGCGGCCTTCCCTCCTCCCAACGCGGAGTACCTGGCCGCCGAGTTCTCCGGCCACGGCGTCACCTTCGAGGCCGTGGGCGACAGCTGCGCCGTGAAGATGGCGGTGCGCAACGGCAGCGCGGCGCACCTGCTGCTGCCCAGCGGGCTGGTCACGTCCTACAAGCCGGCCATGTGGCACGGCGCGGCCACGGAGGTGCTCCACACCACCGTCGGCGAGGGCCCCGGCGGGCGCCCCGTCATCCGCGGCGGCGTCTCCATGGACTTCCGGTGCGCGCGCGCCGTCGCCGCCGGCGGGgacgcgccgccgccgtcgtcctgGTCGCCGGGCGGGGCGTGGTCGCTCCGCGACGTGAGGGGAGGCCCGACGGGGTCCATCTCGGTGGAGCTGGTGTCCGTGGAGCCGCCGGGGAGCGGGGGCGGGGCGGAGGCGAGGTGCGTGGTGACGCTGCAGCCGGAGGCGCTGGCGTCGGAGTACGCGGTGACCAACGCCGCGTCgtcgccgtcggccgtggcgctgTCGGGCGCCGTGTGCAACCACCTGCGCGTGAGCACGCCCGACGCCACCTACGCCGTGGGGCTCCAGGGCTCGGACTACCGCGGCAGGGAGCCGCTGCTGTCGGAGTTCAGCATCCTGCCGCCGGACTACTACGCGgcgccgtcgtcgtcctcctccccgcAGCCGCGCTGGGTCAGCAAGGGCCTCGACATGCtcctctccggcggcggcggcgggggcgggcgGGGGGCGCCGGAGCCGGACGGAGAGGAGGACGACAACTACAAGCACCTGACGGCGGAGCTGTGCCGGGTCTACCGGCACGCGCCCAGGGAGTTCACCGTCATCGACAGG GGCCGGAGGAACTCGGTTTGCCTGAGCAGGAGAGGGTTCGAGGAGCTGTACGTCTTCAGCCCAGGATCCAAGTACGAGTGGTACGGGAAGTTTGCCTACGTGTGCATCGGGCCTGCCATGCTGGAGCCCGTGGTGCTGCCGCCGGGAGCCACGTGGCAAGGGGCGCAGTGCATCCGCAACCCAAACCTGTAG